Proteins found in one Tsukamurella paurometabola DSM 20162 genomic segment:
- a CDS encoding COX15/CtaA family protein → MNRVYQLFLRLVDRLPMPSMRTQRLLALAALLSQALIAVTGSVVRVTGSGLGCPTWPKCFDDSLLPIPQEDVPWWHQAIEFGNRQIAVWIVVTTSIAIVLAVTRARRRREILVYAWILPFSTFAQGILGGITVLTGLRWWVVGAHMLVSCAMVWIAATLYAKVAEPDDGAEIEAAPAGARTLVAASAVVMSLVLAAGVVVTAAGPHAGDRTNPKAIDRLDASIPLLSLTHGLLVALYVAILIAAAVLIYRGPSSEAVRRRLKILFAVVAAQSLIGVVQYFTGVPALLVVLHVAGAMSVIAETAILYRLMSPRVVRGSDRAGDMLPV, encoded by the coding sequence ATGAACCGCGTGTATCAGCTGTTCCTGCGCCTCGTCGACCGCCTGCCGATGCCCAGCATGCGGACGCAGCGGCTCCTCGCCCTCGCGGCGCTGCTGTCCCAGGCTCTGATCGCCGTCACGGGCTCCGTGGTCCGGGTGACCGGTTCCGGTCTCGGCTGCCCCACGTGGCCGAAGTGCTTCGACGACTCCCTCCTCCCCATCCCGCAGGAAGACGTGCCGTGGTGGCACCAGGCCATCGAGTTCGGGAACCGGCAGATCGCGGTGTGGATCGTAGTCACCACCTCGATCGCGATCGTCCTGGCCGTGACCCGGGCCCGGCGGCGCCGCGAGATCCTGGTCTACGCCTGGATCCTGCCGTTCTCCACCTTCGCACAGGGCATCCTCGGCGGCATCACCGTACTCACCGGCCTGCGCTGGTGGGTCGTCGGCGCGCACATGCTGGTCTCATGCGCGATGGTGTGGATCGCGGCCACGCTGTACGCGAAGGTCGCCGAACCCGACGACGGGGCCGAGATCGAAGCCGCACCCGCCGGTGCGCGCACACTGGTGGCCGCCTCGGCGGTGGTCATGTCCCTGGTGCTCGCCGCCGGAGTGGTGGTCACCGCCGCCGGCCCGCACGCGGGTGACCGCACCAATCCGAAGGCGATCGACCGACTCGATGCATCGATTCCGCTGCTCTCGCTGACGCACGGATTACTCGTCGCGCTGTACGTGGCGATCCTGATCGCCGCGGCGGTCCTGATCTACCGCGGGCCGTCGTCCGAGGCGGTCCGCCGCCGGCTGAAGATTCTCTTCGCTGTGGTCGCCGCGCAATCGCTGATCGGTGTGGTGCAGTACTTCACCGGCGTCCCGGCGCTGCTGGTGGTGTTGCACGTGGCCGGCGCCATGTCGGTGATAGCCGAGACCGCGATCCTGTACCGGCTGATGTCGCCTCGGGTGGTGCGAGGCTCGGACCGCGCTGGCGATATGCTGCCGGTATGA
- a CDS encoding dihydrofolate reductase family protein, with translation MRSLVYYVAVSLDGRIAGPGGEYDFYPVDEEYSRQMNEEWGDGLPTGLHEALGITPPLTKWDTVVMGTTTYRLGTDMGVTDPYSHLRTIVYSRSLAAADFPAVEVVAEDPVEHMRALKQQDGGDIWLCGGGKLAATLAPEVDKLALKIYPVTAGDGIPLFAGGFAPQQWKLVAQRVFDIGVILAQYERA, from the coding sequence ATGCGTTCACTCGTGTACTACGTGGCGGTCAGTCTCGATGGCCGGATCGCCGGTCCCGGAGGGGAATACGACTTCTATCCCGTCGACGAGGAGTACTCGCGACAGATGAACGAGGAGTGGGGCGACGGCCTTCCCACGGGGCTGCACGAGGCGCTGGGCATCACGCCGCCGCTCACCAAGTGGGACACCGTTGTCATGGGCACCACGACGTACCGGCTCGGCACCGACATGGGCGTGACCGACCCGTACTCGCACCTGCGGACGATCGTCTACTCGCGCTCGCTGGCCGCCGCCGACTTCCCGGCGGTGGAGGTGGTAGCCGAGGATCCCGTCGAGCACATGCGCGCGCTCAAGCAGCAGGACGGCGGCGACATCTGGCTGTGCGGTGGAGGGAAGCTCGCCGCGACCCTCGCTCCGGAGGTCGACAAACTGGCGTTGAAGATCTACCCGGTCACCGCGGGCGACGGCATCCCACTGTTCGCGGGCGGCTTCGCGCCGCAGCAGTGGAAGCTGGTCGCGCAGCGGGTGTTCGACATCGGCGTGATCCTGGCGCAGTACGAGCGCGCCTGA
- a CDS encoding ABC transporter permease, which translates to MTSTESRFTAGTFAPAPQPAAPAAMIAAQTRMELTLLLRNGEQLLLTMFIPIALLIGLTVLPIGDDVLTIDTLVPAIMAVAVMSTAFTGQAIAVGFDRRYGALKRLGATPLPKWGVIAGKTLAVVIVVGLQALILGAIGFALGWRPDPVGLVLGAGVLAIGVFAFASLGLLLGGTLKAEVVLALANLLWFVMSAIGSLVVVDRHLPDAVVLLARLSPSGALTEALIRATTGGGPDLFGIAVLLVWGLLGSAAAVRLFRFTG; encoded by the coding sequence GTGACCTCGACCGAATCCCGGTTCACCGCCGGCACCTTCGCACCCGCACCACAGCCGGCCGCTCCGGCGGCGATGATCGCCGCGCAGACCCGCATGGAGCTGACACTGCTGCTGCGCAACGGCGAACAGCTGCTGCTCACCATGTTCATCCCGATCGCGCTCCTCATCGGGCTCACCGTGCTCCCGATCGGCGACGACGTGCTCACGATCGACACACTGGTGCCCGCGATCATGGCGGTCGCGGTGATGTCGACGGCATTCACGGGGCAGGCGATCGCCGTGGGCTTCGACAGGCGGTACGGCGCTCTGAAACGCCTCGGCGCGACCCCGCTGCCGAAGTGGGGTGTGATCGCGGGCAAGACCCTCGCCGTGGTGATCGTGGTCGGGCTCCAGGCGCTGATCCTCGGCGCCATCGGATTCGCGCTGGGCTGGCGGCCAGATCCCGTGGGCCTGGTGCTCGGCGCGGGCGTCCTGGCGATCGGTGTGTTCGCCTTCGCGTCGTTGGGCCTGTTGCTCGGCGGCACCCTGAAAGCCGAAGTGGTCCTCGCCCTGGCGAATCTGCTGTGGTTCGTGATGTCGGCGATCGGATCGCTCGTGGTCGTCGATCGACACCTCCCCGATGCCGTCGTACTCCTGGCCCGACTGTCCCCATCGGGCGCACTGACCGAGGCGCTGATCCGTGCCACCACCGGCGGTGGACCGGACCTGTTCGGCATCGCCGTCCTGCTGGTGTGGGGCCTGCTCGGTTCCGCTGCCGCGGTCCGCCTGTTCCGATTCACCGGCTGA
- a CDS encoding ABC transporter ATP-binding protein yields MPALSATDVTKRFGEVVAVDGLSLTLDEGSVLALLGPNGAGKTTTVEMCEGFDSPDSGSIRVLGLDPVADADRLKPRIGVMLQGGGAYPGAKAGEMLRLVAAYSANPLDSNWLLSTLGLADVVNVSYRRLSGGQQQRLALACALVGRPELVFLDEPTAGLDAQARLLVWDLIAALRRDGVSVLLTTHLLDEAEALADRVVIVDRGRAVADGTPEELTRAGAEHELRLTAPSGLDTTALADRLGTGFTVTVDDEPHERAVYVIRGAAVTPHVLAAATAFCADRDALISDLRVGTRSLQDVFLDLTGRDLRG; encoded by the coding sequence GTGCCAGCACTGTCCGCGACCGACGTCACCAAGCGCTTCGGTGAGGTCGTCGCCGTCGACGGGCTGAGCCTCACCCTCGATGAGGGCAGCGTGCTCGCGCTCCTCGGCCCCAACGGCGCCGGGAAGACCACCACCGTGGAGATGTGCGAGGGCTTCGATTCCCCCGACTCCGGCAGCATCCGCGTCCTCGGTCTCGATCCGGTGGCAGACGCGGATCGGCTCAAGCCGCGGATCGGCGTGATGCTCCAGGGCGGCGGCGCCTACCCCGGTGCGAAGGCGGGCGAGATGCTGCGCCTCGTGGCCGCCTACTCGGCGAACCCGCTCGATTCCAACTGGCTGCTCTCCACACTCGGCCTCGCCGATGTCGTCAATGTGAGCTACCGGCGACTGTCCGGCGGCCAGCAGCAGCGGCTCGCACTCGCGTGCGCCCTCGTCGGCCGTCCCGAACTGGTCTTCCTCGACGAGCCGACGGCGGGCCTCGACGCCCAGGCCCGCCTATTGGTGTGGGACCTGATCGCGGCGCTGCGCCGCGACGGGGTCTCCGTACTGCTCACCACGCACTTGCTCGACGAGGCCGAGGCGCTCGCCGACCGGGTGGTCATCGTGGACCGCGGCCGCGCGGTCGCCGACGGTACTCCCGAGGAACTCACCCGGGCCGGCGCCGAACACGAACTGCGGCTGACGGCACCGTCGGGCCTGGACACCACCGCACTGGCCGACCGGCTGGGCACCGGCTTCACCGTGACCGTCGACGACGAGCCGCACGAGCGCGCGGTGTACGTGATCCGCGGCGCGGCGGTGACCCCGCACGTGCTGGCCGCGGCCACCGCCTTCTGCGCCGACCGCGACGCCCTGATCTCCGATCTCCGGGTGGGCACCCGCAGCCTGCAAGACGTGTTCCTCGACCTCACCGGCCGCGACCTGAGGGGATGA